The following are encoded in a window of Sphaerisporangium siamense genomic DNA:
- the sepH gene encoding septation protein SepH, producing the protein MQELRLVAVSEDGTYLVLATAGRGTRFTLPVDERLRAAVRGNFSRLGQYEIEVESPLRPKEIQARIRAGETAEEIAATAGIPVERVRWFEGPVLQEREYTAQQAQRVAVRLPGESTPGPTLGELVTERLSRRGVPSDEIDWDSCKRDDGLWRIKLGFVWNGHTRNAEWLFDIRRRHVTPYDDEALRLSATEYVEPVEEATVTPFVPRLAAKLTPVPTTGPSSTREQTPTYRDERAPREERPTFHDEPALREDRPTFRDEPARREDRPAFRDERAPREERPTFRDEPARREDRPAFHDEPARRDSRAAFDEPSFPQEGRASYQGSPAFRGEAASFTRDEPSTTSQDERPARRDQHHPFRQAPSAYREEPLAVRQEPASFRDERFRDEPSSPVREAPSAYHDVSTGHRPSAEPRDARDADEYSQTARPSRPAEPRPAETRPSESHLSEARPAERRADEFRSAESRAEEPRGVEPRVAEPSRAAEFGGDGQERSGARAEHGGVRPEVAEPPAQPTPLRPVAPSPTDASPDRDAGAGDVATPEAVARAVRASMIQSDAPPAETREEHREGEKAEESRVTRVPVEPIEARERSAPVEVRERSEPVEVRDAESSPAPATTATPERATSERTASPAHELTPDQAAPERTASQAETAQTAELRESEHATSERTVSEAETAHTAGPRETEHATDHAQPTTSSPQPEPTPAQTERAVPAQAERAVPESADGPAAPEGSVAPEAPVAAEDVEVAAEEAEVAASHDRAERPVTPSPGAPGSEEAAEAANVRAPRRPVPRPPIPRVPPGRAGGDTPSEEARPGKAARPAAPVARPAPVGTPARKAAAAKKSEAEEAAVAVPAARNSGDLANRPAAAAAEPDKIEQPDAPGGEAKPKPEPPIPQQAPKPNARPVRKGGRGRRASVPTWDEIMFGARRQD; encoded by the coding sequence ATGCAGGAGCTCCGACTCGTCGCGGTAAGCGAGGACGGTACCTACCTCGTGCTGGCTACGGCCGGCCGGGGCACACGATTCACGCTTCCCGTCGACGAACGGCTCCGAGCGGCGGTCCGCGGCAACTTCTCCCGTCTCGGCCAGTACGAGATCGAAGTGGAGAGTCCGTTGCGCCCCAAGGAGATCCAGGCCCGCATCCGTGCGGGGGAGACCGCGGAGGAGATCGCCGCCACCGCGGGTATCCCGGTGGAGCGTGTCCGCTGGTTCGAGGGACCGGTCCTGCAGGAACGGGAGTACACCGCGCAGCAGGCGCAGCGTGTCGCCGTCCGCCTGCCGGGCGAGTCCACTCCGGGGCCCACCCTCGGCGAACTCGTCACCGAACGGCTGAGCCGCCGCGGCGTCCCCAGCGACGAGATCGACTGGGACTCCTGCAAGCGCGACGACGGCCTGTGGCGCATCAAGCTCGGCTTCGTGTGGAACGGTCACACCAGGAACGCCGAATGGCTGTTCGACATCAGGCGGCGGCACGTGACGCCGTACGACGACGAGGCGCTGCGGCTGTCCGCCACCGAGTACGTCGAACCGGTCGAAGAGGCCACGGTGACGCCGTTCGTGCCGCGACTGGCCGCCAAGCTGACCCCGGTGCCCACCACCGGCCCGTCCTCCACACGGGAACAGACCCCCACGTACCGCGACGAGCGCGCCCCGCGCGAAGAGCGGCCCACGTTCCATGACGAGCCCGCCCTGCGCGAAGACCGGCCCACCTTCCGCGACGAACCGGCGCGGCGCGAAGACCGGCCCGCGTTCCGCGACGAGCGCGCCCCGCGCGAAGAGCGGCCCACCTTCCGGGACGAACCGGCGCGGCGCGAAGACCGGCCCGCGTTCCATGACGAACCGGCGCGGCGCGATTCCCGCGCCGCCTTTGACGAGCCGTCCTTCCCCCAGGAGGGAAGGGCTTCCTACCAGGGGTCCCCCGCGTTCCGGGGGGAGGCCGCCTCTTTCACCAGGGACGAGCCGTCCACGACGTCCCAGGACGAGCGGCCCGCCCGGCGGGACCAGCACCACCCGTTCCGCCAGGCTCCCTCCGCCTACCGGGAAGAGCCCCTGGCGGTCCGGCAGGAGCCCGCGTCGTTCCGTGACGAGCGCTTTCGTGACGAGCCGTCGTCCCCCGTGAGGGAAGCCCCCTCCGCCTACCACGACGTCTCCACCGGTCACCGGCCGTCCGCCGAGCCCCGCGACGCCAGGGACGCCGACGAGTACTCCCAAACCGCCCGGCCTTCCCGACCCGCCGAGCCTCGTCCCGCCGAAACTCGGCCATCCGAGTCTCATCTCTCTGAGGCTCGTCCCGCCGAGCGCCGTGCCGATGAGTTCCGTTCCGCCGAGTCCCGTGCCGAGGAGCCGCGCGGCGTCGAGCCTCGTGTCGCCGAGCCGTCTCGTGCCGCGGAGTTCGGTGGCGACGGCCAGGAGCGTTCCGGCGCGCGTGCCGAGCACGGCGGTGTCCGGCCCGAGGTCGCCGAGCCCCCCGCTCAGCCGACCCCGCTGCGCCCGGTCGCCCCCTCCCCCACGGATGCCTCCCCGGACCGAGACGCCGGGGCAGGGGACGTCGCGACGCCCGAGGCGGTGGCCCGTGCCGTCCGCGCTTCCATGATCCAGTCCGATGCGCCGCCCGCCGAGACGCGTGAGGAGCACCGGGAAGGCGAGAAGGCCGAGGAGAGCAGGGTCACGCGCGTCCCGGTCGAGCCGATCGAGGCGCGGGAGCGGTCCGCCCCGGTCGAGGTGCGGGAGCGGTCCGAGCCGGTCGAGGTTCGCGACGCGGAGTCCTCTCCGGCGCCCGCGACCACGGCCACACCGGAACGGGCCACGTCCGAGCGGACTGCCTCCCCGGCGCACGAGCTCACGCCCGACCAGGCCGCGCCCGAGCGGACGGCCTCCCAGGCGGAGACCGCGCAGACGGCCGAGCTTCGCGAGAGCGAGCACGCCACGTCCGAGCGGACGGTGTCCGAGGCCGAGACCGCGCACACGGCCGGCCCTCGTGAGACCGAACACGCCACGGACCACGCGCAGCCCACCACCTCCTCGCCCCAGCCCGAGCCCACCCCGGCTCAGACCGAACGGGCCGTCCCTGCTCAGGCCGAGCGGGCCGTCCCGGAGAGCGCGGACGGTCCTGCCGCGCCGGAAGGCTCGGTCGCACCGGAGGCCCCGGTCGCTGCGGAAGACGTCGAGGTCGCGGCGGAAGAGGCCGAAGTCGCGGCGTCGCACGACCGTGCGGAGCGTCCCGTGACGCCCTCTCCCGGCGCGCCGGGTTCCGAGGAGGCGGCGGAGGCGGCGAACGTCCGCGCCCCGCGCCGTCCCGTCCCCAGGCCACCGATCCCGAGGGTCCCGCCCGGGCGGGCCGGCGGCGACACGCCGTCCGAGGAGGCCCGTCCCGGGAAGGCGGCACGGCCCGCGGCTCCGGTGGCGCGTCCCGCGCCTGTCGGCACCCCTGCCCGCAAAGCCGCGGCGGCGAAGAAGTCCGAGGCCGAGGAGGCCGCGGTCGCCGTGCCCGCCGCGCGCAACAGCGGCGACCTGGCCAACCGCCCCGCTGCCGCCGCCGCGGAGCCGGACAAGATCGAGCAGCCGGACGCTCCCGGGGGCGAGGCCAAGCCGAAGCCGGAGCCTCCCATCCCGCAGCAGGCGCCCAAGCCGAACGCCCGCCCGGTCCGCAAGGGGGGACGCGGCCGCCGCGCCTCCGTCCCCACCTGGGACGAGATCATGTTCGGCGCCCGCCGCCAGGACTGA
- a CDS encoding D-arabinono-1,4-lactone oxidase, giving the protein MKAVFRNWAGNQAITPAEVRVPSSAREVADAVRDAAARGTRVRMTGTGHSFTGVALTDGVLLRPHALTGVLSAGEGRVKVAAGTPLRVLNEELDRRGLALANMGDITEQTVAGAIQTGTHGTGRDVGGLADQVTELEMVLADGSITTVSEGDLFDAARVGLGALGVLTAVTFRVEPSFLLRSARTPMPFSRILASLDEVVAADEHLDFFWLPHTDTCLVKRNNRSPGPAAPPGALRRWLDEVFLENTLFGALCAVGARFPAAVPRLNGVSAGALSASEHTDTAYKVFTSVRDVRFLEMEYAVPRERLGQALRELRDLIDLSDWRITFPVEVRVTPPSDAWLSTAYGRESAYIACHVYRRAPNPAYFEAAEQIMARLDGRPHWGKLHTRDAAYLSGVYPRFGDFVALRDSLDPGRVFSNDYLDQVLG; this is encoded by the coding sequence ATGAAAGCGGTCTTCCGGAACTGGGCCGGCAACCAGGCCATCACACCCGCCGAGGTACGCGTGCCCTCCTCCGCGCGGGAGGTGGCCGACGCCGTGCGGGACGCCGCCGCGCGCGGGACGCGGGTGCGCATGACCGGCACGGGCCACTCCTTCACCGGGGTGGCCCTCACCGACGGCGTCCTCCTGCGCCCCCACGCCCTCACCGGCGTGCTCTCCGCCGGCGAGGGCCGGGTCAAGGTCGCCGCCGGCACCCCGCTGCGCGTCCTCAACGAGGAGCTCGACCGGCGCGGGCTCGCGCTGGCCAACATGGGCGACATCACCGAGCAGACCGTGGCCGGCGCCATCCAGACCGGCACCCACGGCACCGGCAGGGACGTCGGCGGCCTCGCCGACCAGGTGACCGAACTGGAGATGGTGCTGGCCGACGGGTCGATCACCACCGTCTCCGAGGGCGACCTGTTCGACGCGGCGCGGGTCGGCCTCGGCGCGCTCGGCGTCCTCACCGCCGTCACCTTCCGGGTGGAACCGTCGTTCCTGCTGCGCAGCGCCCGCACGCCCATGCCGTTCAGCCGCATCCTGGCGTCCCTGGACGAGGTCGTCGCCGCCGACGAGCACCTCGACTTCTTCTGGCTGCCGCACACCGACACCTGCCTGGTCAAGCGCAACAACCGCTCCCCCGGCCCCGCCGCGCCGCCCGGGGCGCTGCGGCGCTGGCTGGACGAGGTGTTCCTGGAGAACACCCTGTTCGGCGCCCTGTGCGCCGTCGGCGCCCGCTTCCCCGCCGCCGTACCCCGGCTCAACGGCGTCTCGGCGGGCGCGCTCAGCGCCTCCGAGCACACCGACACGGCCTACAAGGTGTTCACCAGCGTGCGCGACGTGCGCTTCCTGGAGATGGAGTACGCCGTCCCGCGGGAGCGCCTCGGGCAGGCGCTGCGCGAACTGCGCGACCTGATCGACCTGAGCGACTGGCGGATCACCTTCCCCGTCGAGGTGCGGGTCACCCCGCCCAGCGACGCCTGGCTGTCCACCGCCTACGGCAGGGAGTCGGCCTACATCGCCTGCCACGTCTACCGGCGCGCGCCGAACCCCGCCTACTTCGAGGCCGCCGAGCAGATCATGGCGCGCCTGGACGGGCGCCCGCACTGGGGCAAGCTCCACACGCGCGACGCCGCGTACCTGTCGGGCGTGTACCCGCGGTTCGGCGACTTCGTGGCCCTGCGCGACTCGCTCGACCCCGGCCGCGTCTTCTCCAACGACTATCTGGACCAGGTGCTCGGCTGA
- a CDS encoding MFS transporter encodes MVGPYRGLFRMPGAKGFVIAGFIGRMPMSMLGIGIVLLISALTGSYATAGAVSATVSVAFAIAAPLSGRLVDRFGQARVLIPFVLTHGAALASLMLFAEYGAPQWTLFASGIVVGGTATSLGSMVRARWSHLLGRSAMLHTAFSFESVADEVVFVAGPALVTGLATMVNPYAGLILTLVCTVAGTIAFSVQRGTEPPVRPATEHGGSPIMIPGVALMSCVFLAMGAVFGSIDLITVAFAEDHGAKAASGLLLASFAGGSMISGLWFGSRAWKISLGRRFTRGLIIFAVGMAPILLVSGLWSMALVAFVSGFAISPIIITGYALVERLVPGHLLTEGMSWISTAVGFGVAIGAWAGGRMTDAFGPSNAYVFSYGCALLALAIGVGGGSLLRTPETGASEAPSTC; translated from the coding sequence GTGGTCGGGCCGTATCGAGGGCTGTTCCGCATGCCCGGGGCCAAGGGGTTCGTCATCGCCGGATTCATCGGGCGGATGCCGATGTCGATGCTCGGAATCGGCATCGTGCTGCTCATCTCGGCGCTCACCGGCTCCTACGCGACCGCCGGGGCGGTCTCGGCGACCGTCTCCGTCGCCTTCGCGATCGCCGCCCCGCTGTCGGGCCGGCTGGTGGACAGGTTCGGCCAGGCCAGAGTACTCATCCCGTTCGTCCTCACGCACGGCGCCGCGCTGGCGTCGCTGATGCTCTTCGCCGAGTACGGCGCCCCGCAGTGGACGCTGTTCGCCTCGGGCATCGTCGTCGGCGGCACCGCGACGTCGCTCGGCTCGATGGTCCGGGCCCGCTGGTCCCACCTGCTCGGCCGCTCGGCGATGCTGCACACGGCGTTCTCGTTCGAGTCCGTGGCCGACGAGGTGGTGTTCGTGGCCGGGCCCGCGCTAGTCACCGGCCTCGCCACCATGGTCAACCCGTACGCGGGGCTCATCCTCACACTGGTGTGCACGGTCGCGGGGACCATCGCCTTCTCCGTGCAGCGCGGCACCGAGCCCCCGGTGCGTCCGGCCACCGAGCACGGCGGCAGCCCGATCATGATCCCGGGGGTGGCGCTGATGTCCTGCGTGTTCCTCGCCATGGGCGCGGTGTTCGGCTCGATCGACCTGATCACCGTGGCCTTCGCCGAGGACCACGGCGCGAAGGCGGCCTCGGGCCTGCTGCTCGCGTCGTTCGCGGGCGGCAGCATGATCTCGGGTCTGTGGTTCGGCTCGCGCGCCTGGAAGATCTCGCTGGGCCGGCGGTTCACGCGCGGCCTGATCATCTTCGCCGTCGGAATGGCCCCCATCCTTCTGGTCTCCGGCCTGTGGAGCATGGCGCTGGTCGCGTTCGTCTCCGGGTTCGCGATCTCGCCGATCATCATCACGGGCTACGCGCTGGTCGAGCGCCTGGTCCCCGGCCACCTGCTGACCGAGGGCATGTCGTGGATCTCCACCGCGGTCGGGTTCGGCGTCGCCATCGGCGCCTGGGCCGGCGGGCGGATGACCGACGCGTTCGGGCCGTCCAACGCCTACGTCTTCTCGTACGGGTGCGCGCTACTGGCGCTGGCGATCGGCGTCGGGGGCGGCTCGCTGCTGCGCACCCCGGAGACCGGCGCCTCGGAGGCCCCCAGCACGTGCTGA
- a CDS encoding lytic transglycosylase domain-containing protein — MSQPSRPMPAGAAVVGLALLIVLGVTAAAALLITRDTARDGAAERTGAARTPLGDVRDLTAPVSPFPALPAGPSSPARVVPSSLDRASASVRLTPPHLIAIVRRALTPAALDGISALRDVRKVAVADAGAIRFSTATLNLLAVDPAEFRAWAPKAVAREPEVWDALARGEFVADSKIAASYLLKLGGEYATGGGSRLRVAAAAPLGLPGVDGLVGKETGRALGLLPGVAVLLHTARGKESAVVPRVRKLLGAEAQVVPVGRAAAARPSASAAPSPPSPPLVAAAGSYRVGRPGSYLELYKIAAARVCPGLSWTVLAAIGQVESGHGRNNGPSSAGALGPMQFMPATWKAYGVDGDGDGTPDIWSPYDAVPSAARYLCANGAAQGGAKLRSAVYRYNHSWAYVDKVLRIADGYARAYS; from the coding sequence GTGTCGCAACCTTCTCGGCCGATGCCCGCGGGCGCCGCCGTGGTCGGGCTCGCGCTGCTGATCGTCCTCGGCGTGACGGCCGCCGCGGCCCTGCTGATCACCCGGGACACCGCCCGTGACGGGGCCGCGGAGCGGACCGGGGCTGCGCGCACCCCGCTCGGCGACGTCCGCGACCTCACCGCCCCGGTCTCGCCCTTCCCCGCGCTGCCCGCCGGGCCCTCGTCCCCGGCCCGCGTCGTGCCCTCGTCCCTGGACAGGGCGAGCGCGTCCGTGCGGCTCACCCCGCCCCACCTGATCGCCATCGTGCGCCGCGCCCTCACCCCCGCGGCCCTGGACGGGATCTCCGCGCTGCGCGACGTCAGGAAGGTGGCCGTGGCCGACGCCGGGGCCATCCGCTTCTCCACCGCCACGCTGAACCTGCTCGCCGTGGACCCGGCGGAGTTCCGCGCCTGGGCGCCCAAGGCCGTCGCCAGGGAGCCCGAGGTCTGGGACGCGCTCGCGCGCGGCGAGTTCGTCGCCGACTCCAAGATCGCCGCTTCCTACCTGCTGAAGCTCGGCGGCGAGTACGCGACCGGCGGCGGGTCGCGGCTGCGGGTCGCCGCCGCGGCGCCGCTCGGCCTGCCGGGCGTGGACGGCCTGGTCGGCAAGGAGACCGGCCGGGCGCTCGGCCTGCTCCCCGGCGTCGCGGTCCTGCTGCACACCGCCAGGGGCAAGGAGTCCGCCGTCGTCCCCCGGGTCAGGAAGCTGCTCGGCGCGGAGGCCCAGGTGGTGCCGGTCGGCCGCGCGGCGGCGGCACGCCCGTCCGCCTCCGCCGCGCCGTCCCCGCCCTCTCCGCCCCTGGTGGCCGCCGCGGGCTCCTACCGGGTCGGGCGGCCGGGCAGCTACCTGGAGCTCTACAAGATCGCCGCCGCCCGGGTCTGCCCCGGCCTGTCATGGACCGTCCTCGCGGCGATCGGCCAGGTCGAGAGCGGCCACGGCCGCAACAACGGCCCCTCGTCGGCGGGCGCGCTCGGGCCCATGCAGTTCATGCCCGCCACGTGGAAGGCGTACGGCGTGGACGGCGACGGGGACGGCACGCCGGACATCTGGAGCCCCTACGACGCGGTGCCGTCCGCCGCGCGCTACCTGTGCGCCAACGGGGCGGCCCAGGGCGGCGCCAAGCTCCGCTCGGCCGTGTACCGCTACAACCACTCATGGGCCTACGTCGACAAGGTGCTGCGCATCGCCGACGGCTACGCCCGCGCCTACTCCTGA